In Gimesia benthica, a single window of DNA contains:
- a CDS encoding glycerophosphodiester phosphodiesterase family protein, translated as MSLSPFIRQIAGSLGAAWRPLVATDLLYKLLAFVILTPLLAGLFHFLLAIAGQSVLTDVDIALFFAGPFGWLCAIILGAVWLSIVALEQASLLAILAARHRGQQLGMLDSLRFAAGHAADVLKVTAKMIGWTLLSLVPFLLIAGAVYFGLLGEYDINFYLKERPTEFQVAVGIGVVLVLILAVILFRLYSGWFLALPLILFEQTPPAQGLQASQQLVSGQRRPILIWLVTWVICVLILNLVLVALVGLAGRFLIPTTVGSLLMLATRVGLMLFILSASSLILNLFATIAFAGLLFHGYLRMHSAASAAIEASQLEVKQREKPLLTPSRLAAVGVAGFLLAALIGYVSLERSLNLETETQVMAHRGASKAAPENSIAAFQAAIDEGADWIELDVQESADGKVVVIHDSDFMKLSRNPLKVWDAKQADLAGIDIGSWQDPKFNAERVPLLSDVLQLCKDKVGVIIELKYYGHDEQLEQRVVDVVEAAGMAEQVMIMSLKPEGVAKTKALRPDWKCGVLLSVYAGNLKEIKADFLAVNANFSSRNFVKRAHAAGKEVFVWTVDDPAMMSQMMNRGVDGLLTNVPAVAKQVIQERESLTPAERLLVEVALLFQQPQAELEQ; from the coding sequence ATGTCTCTCTCACCTTTCATCCGTCAGATCGCAGGCAGCCTGGGTGCCGCCTGGCGTCCACTGGTTGCGACCGATCTGCTCTATAAACTGCTGGCGTTTGTGATTTTGACGCCGTTACTGGCGGGTTTGTTTCATTTCCTGCTGGCGATCGCAGGTCAAAGTGTGTTGACCGACGTGGATATCGCGCTGTTCTTTGCCGGTCCTTTCGGCTGGCTGTGTGCAATTATTCTGGGTGCGGTCTGGCTGAGTATCGTCGCGCTGGAACAGGCGTCGCTGCTGGCCATCCTGGCGGCCCGACATCGGGGGCAGCAGCTGGGAATGCTTGATTCCCTGCGGTTTGCCGCAGGACACGCGGCCGACGTACTGAAAGTAACCGCGAAAATGATCGGCTGGACGCTGCTCAGCCTGGTGCCATTTCTGCTGATTGCCGGGGCTGTCTATTTCGGTCTGCTGGGTGAATACGATATCAATTTTTATCTCAAAGAACGTCCGACCGAATTCCAAGTCGCCGTCGGCATCGGTGTCGTACTGGTGCTGATTCTGGCTGTGATCCTGTTTCGACTCTATTCCGGCTGGTTCCTGGCGCTGCCCCTGATTCTGTTCGAGCAGACGCCTCCCGCCCAGGGTCTGCAGGCCAGTCAACAGCTGGTGTCCGGTCAACGTCGTCCGATCCTGATCTGGCTGGTGACCTGGGTGATCTGTGTGTTGATTCTGAATCTGGTGCTGGTTGCGCTCGTGGGTCTCGCGGGGCGGTTCCTGATTCCCACAACGGTCGGCTCCCTGCTGATGCTGGCCACGCGGGTGGGGCTGATGCTGTTTATCCTGTCGGCGAGCAGCCTGATTCTGAACCTGTTTGCGACGATTGCCTTCGCGGGTCTGTTATTTCATGGTTATCTGCGCATGCATTCCGCCGCCAGTGCCGCGATCGAGGCCAGCCAGTTGGAAGTGAAGCAGCGCGAAAAACCGCTTTTGACCCCGTCCCGCCTGGCCGCAGTGGGGGTCGCGGGTTTTCTGCTGGCGGCTTTGATCGGATATGTGTCGCTGGAGCGTTCGCTGAATCTCGAAACTGAAACACAGGTGATGGCACATCGAGGTGCCTCCAAAGCGGCTCCCGAAAATTCCATAGCCGCATTTCAGGCTGCGATTGACGAGGGTGCCGACTGGATTGAGCTGGACGTGCAGGAATCGGCGGACGGCAAAGTGGTCGTGATTCACGATAGCGATTTCATGAAACTGTCACGTAATCCGCTTAAGGTCTGGGATGCGAAACAGGCTGACCTGGCAGGCATCGACATCGGCAGCTGGCAGGATCCGAAATTCAACGCAGAACGGGTGCCTCTGTTATCCGACGTGCTGCAGTTGTGCAAAGACAAGGTGGGCGTGATTATTGAGCTGAAATATTACGGCCACGATGAGCAGTTGGAGCAGCGGGTGGTAGACGTTGTCGAAGCAGCGGGTATGGCCGAGCAGGTGATGATCATGTCGCTCAAGCCGGAGGGGGTGGCGAAGACCAAAGCCCTGCGACCGGACTGGAAGTGCGGTGTCCTGCTCTCCGTCTATGCAGGCAACCTGAAAGAGATTAAAGCGGACTTTCTGGCCGTGAACGCAAACTTCTCCTCACGGAATTTTGTGAAGCGGGCGCATGCAGCGGGGAAAGAGGTCTTTGTGTGGACGGTCGATGACCCGGCCATGATGTCGCAGATGATGAACCGGGGCGTGGATGGATTGCTGACGAACGTCCCCGCGGTGGCGAAGCAGGTGATCCAGGAACGGGAGTCGCTCACCCCTGCAGAACGGCTGCTGGTGGAGGTGGCGCTGCTGTTTCAACAACCGCAGGCAGAGCTGGAGCAGTGA
- a CDS encoding DUF3472 domain-containing protein, whose amino-acid sequence MLWNRFPGYGFTFLFLGLFAGTVCAEEPKYNPMPWHLADLWWEMSEEVPFESYSIDVTISDDVPATKRLYIAPIGLGHLSQTPFYGGLQTQSDGYTLQNRQLRQIGPGLLMSMWGERSPQAIRPGEGGFFQSSGHEGDFVSVRRPFKWSQGTYTYKIVRLDREVVNGKPCTWVGAFLESRAKNETIFIGALRFPGENLKLSPRIASFVEVYGARIPVDEIPRLTVTFGNLQVNGKPARVKSVEAIYPKGVPDYADAKWKDGRVEIEVGKPVQERQSRQIRFAFD is encoded by the coding sequence ATGCTCTGGAACAGATTTCCCGGATACGGTTTCACTTTCCTGTTTCTTGGTCTGTTTGCCGGCACCGTCTGTGCAGAGGAGCCGAAGTATAATCCGATGCCGTGGCACCTGGCGGACCTGTGGTGGGAGATGAGTGAAGAAGTTCCGTTTGAGAGTTACAGCATCGATGTGACCATCAGTGATGATGTGCCGGCGACCAAGCGACTGTATATCGCCCCGATCGGGCTGGGACATTTGAGTCAGACGCCCTTTTACGGAGGCCTGCAGACACAGTCCGACGGCTACACTCTGCAGAACCGTCAACTGCGTCAGATTGGGCCTGGACTGCTGATGTCGATGTGGGGCGAGCGGAGCCCTCAGGCGATTCGACCGGGCGAGGGTGGGTTCTTCCAGAGCTCCGGCCACGAAGGCGATTTTGTCAGCGTGCGGCGTCCTTTTAAGTGGTCTCAAGGGACGTATACCTACAAGATTGTCCGCCTGGACCGGGAGGTGGTCAACGGCAAGCCCTGCACGTGGGTCGGTGCGTTCCTGGAATCGCGGGCAAAAAATGAGACGATTTTCATCGGGGCCCTGCGATTTCCGGGAGAGAACCTGAAACTGTCACCCAGGATCGCGAGTTTTGTGGAAGTCTATGGTGCGCGGATCCCGGTGGACGAGATTCCCCGGTTGACGGTCACGTTCGGTAACCTGCAGGTCAACGGGAAACCTGCGAGGGTGAAATCGGTCGAGGCGATTTACCCGAAAGGAGTGCCGGATTACGCGGATGCGAAATGGAAGGATGGTCGGGTGGAAATTGAAGTGGGCAAGCCTGTGCAAGAACGCCAGTCCCGGCAAATCCGGTTCGCGTTCGATTGA
- the yidD gene encoding membrane protein insertion efficiency factor YidD — MKRIEIQGDSYECDVNPIHIPTIERILKGTTESDTSIQAMSIPRRPLRLFLAIKSLRWYRKYISPKIGSRCVFEPSCSHYAELAFRKKGMIKGMVLTIRRLLRCRPGNGGVDLP; from the coding sequence ATGAAGAGAATCGAGATTCAGGGAGACAGCTATGAATGTGATGTGAACCCGATTCACATCCCGACGATAGAACGGATACTGAAAGGAACTACAGAGAGTGATACTTCGATTCAAGCGATGAGCATTCCTCGTCGTCCCTTACGTCTTTTTCTTGCTATCAAATCTCTTCGCTGGTACCGCAAATACATATCACCAAAAATTGGCAGTCGATGTGTCTTTGAGCCAAGTTGCTCACACTATGCGGAATTAGCATTTAGAAAAAAAGGCATGATTAAAGGAATGGTGCTAACCATCAGGAGATTACTTCGTTGTCGTCCTGGAAATGGTGGAGTCGATCTACCTTAA
- a CDS encoding BaiN/RdsA family NAD(P)/FAD-dependent oxidoreductase codes for MKVIVIGGGAAGFFGAIAAAENGHQVTILEAASSVLAKVRISGGGRCNVTHSCFEPRDLVKSYPRGGKALRGPFTRFQPADTIEWFESRGVATKTEADGRMFPTTDDSATIVNCLMTAAENAGVVIRLRANVAAIEHHESSFTVTLQTGESINADRILMTTGGSRAGFELSGRLGHTIVPPVPSLFTFKVNDPRIKDLPGVAVEQVECQLVTSTKTFTQSGPILVTHWGLSGPAVLKLSAWAARELFEANYNALLRINWLAGTSADQAREQLNAFKSAQSKKNIDAASPWQFPRRLWKSLVDHSLVRWAELSKNGSQALVKELTAGEFQVTGKGVFKEEFVTCGGIDLNEVDFRTMESRLYPGLYFAGEILNIDGITGGFNFQNAWTTAWIAGNAM; via the coding sequence TTGAAAGTCATTGTGATCGGCGGCGGTGCAGCCGGATTCTTCGGGGCAATCGCGGCTGCGGAAAACGGTCACCAGGTGACGATCCTCGAAGCCGCCTCCTCCGTCCTGGCGAAAGTCCGCATCTCGGGTGGCGGTCGTTGTAACGTAACGCACAGCTGCTTCGAACCCCGCGACCTGGTCAAGAGCTATCCCCGCGGCGGAAAAGCACTCCGCGGTCCCTTCACCCGCTTTCAACCGGCAGATACGATCGAGTGGTTTGAGTCGCGCGGCGTCGCCACCAAAACCGAAGCCGACGGCCGCATGTTTCCCACCACCGATGATTCCGCCACCATAGTCAACTGCCTGATGACCGCAGCGGAAAACGCGGGCGTCGTGATTCGTCTGCGTGCCAATGTTGCCGCGATCGAACATCACGAATCCAGTTTTACCGTCACACTGCAGACGGGCGAATCAATCAACGCGGATCGCATCCTCATGACAACCGGCGGCAGTCGCGCCGGCTTTGAATTAAGCGGTCGCCTCGGTCACACAATCGTGCCCCCGGTCCCGTCGCTGTTTACGTTCAAAGTCAACGATCCGCGCATCAAAGACCTGCCCGGCGTCGCGGTGGAACAGGTCGAGTGTCAACTGGTTACCAGTACGAAAACATTTACCCAGTCGGGACCAATCCTCGTCACACACTGGGGCCTCAGCGGACCGGCGGTATTGAAACTTTCTGCCTGGGCAGCCCGCGAACTCTTTGAGGCCAATTACAACGCCTTGCTCCGCATCAACTGGCTGGCAGGAACGAGTGCCGACCAGGCACGCGAACAGTTAAACGCTTTCAAGTCAGCGCAGTCGAAGAAAAACATCGACGCAGCCAGTCCCTGGCAGTTCCCCAGACGGCTATGGAAGTCGCTCGTCGATCACAGCCTGGTGCGCTGGGCCGAACTTTCCAAAAACGGATCGCAGGCCCTCGTCAAAGAACTGACAGCCGGCGAATTCCAGGTCACGGGCAAAGGCGTCTTCAAAGAAGAATTCGTGACCTGCGGCGGCATCGACCTGAACGAAGTCGATTTCCGCACGATGGAGAGCCGCCTCTACCCCGGCCTCTATTTCGCCGGTGAAATCCTCAACATCGACGGTATCACAGGCGGCTTCAACTTCCAGAACGCCTGGACCACAGCCTGGATCGCCGGCAATGCGATGTGA
- a CDS encoding TIGR03067 domain-containing protein: MQRSITNLRILVTVATLTALTAVVSADDKQAAAIQKDRNLIAGTWQIEVLEINGNRSAGEDVKQLTVVNGADGTWSLRSEGNEVGRGTTTIDPSQRPKTIDIQPTSGQDQGKTYRGIYELGKTSRKLCFAPAGKDRPADFTTNAENQHIFVKFKRLQATQEKEVP, from the coding sequence ATGCAGCGCTCAATCACAAACCTGAGGATCCTCGTCACCGTCGCGACTCTCACAGCACTCACCGCCGTGGTCTCGGCCGACGATAAGCAAGCAGCCGCAATTCAAAAGGACCGCAACCTGATCGCGGGTACCTGGCAGATCGAGGTGCTGGAGATCAACGGCAACCGTTCAGCGGGGGAAGATGTGAAACAGCTCACCGTCGTCAACGGCGCCGATGGAACCTGGAGTCTGCGTTCCGAGGGGAACGAGGTCGGTCGTGGGACGACCACCATCGATCCCTCCCAACGCCCCAAAACCATCGACATCCAGCCAACCTCCGGACAGGACCAGGGAAAAACCTACCGGGGCATCTATGAACTCGGCAAAACAAGTCGCAAACTCTGCTTCGCCCCTGCCGGCAAAGACCGCCCCGCAGATTTCACCACGAACGCGGAGAATCAACACATCTTCGTGAAGTTCAAACGCCTCCAAGCGACTCAGGAAAAAGAAGTCCCCTGA
- a CDS encoding polysaccharide lyase 6 family protein, whose translation MLTQYCVPPSQFIRAALVTLCLLTSSTLIQAADFRVATPAELDSARKSAHPGDVITLVGKDWHDVRLKLKLKGTPEQPITVRSEVAFTGASSLNLNGEHVILNGMTFRDGRLETGHVILIRGAHNRVTRCTIEAYNPDKIDSRYQWLSLDGHHHRVDHCRFAGQNHSGTTLVVWLDEEGEVGRHRIERNHFLNRARGNGNGFETLRIGTSETSLKSAQCVVSENLFENCDGEIELISNKSCDNIYERNTVIGCAGALTLRHGNNCIVRDNLILGNGDRHSGGIRVIGEGHQISGNHIEGVGDRIDGAIALSAGVENPKLNQHAQVRNVLIENNTLIDNAGKDIVRGHGLGSRYRTLLPENITVKNTRHSGKPTMKQLKATDVGPDAQQK comes from the coding sequence ATGCTGACACAATACTGTGTACCACCGTCTCAATTCATCAGAGCCGCCCTCGTGACACTCTGCCTCCTGACCAGCTCCACTCTGATTCAAGCTGCAGACTTCCGCGTCGCCACTCCCGCTGAGCTGGACTCCGCCAGAAAATCCGCCCACCCGGGAGATGTCATCACCCTCGTCGGCAAAGACTGGCACGATGTCCGTCTGAAACTCAAACTCAAGGGCACGCCGGAGCAGCCGATCACCGTGCGTTCTGAAGTCGCGTTCACGGGGGCCTCCTCGTTGAATCTTAACGGCGAACACGTCATCCTTAACGGTATGACCTTCCGCGACGGGAGACTGGAGACCGGTCACGTCATCCTGATTCGCGGCGCACACAACAGGGTCACCCGCTGCACCATCGAAGCCTATAACCCCGATAAGATCGACTCCCGCTATCAGTGGCTCAGCCTCGACGGGCATCATCACCGCGTCGATCACTGTCGATTCGCCGGCCAGAACCATTCGGGAACTACGCTGGTTGTCTGGCTGGATGAAGAGGGCGAAGTTGGCCGGCACCGCATTGAACGCAATCACTTCCTCAACCGCGCACGCGGGAACGGCAACGGATTCGAAACCCTCCGCATCGGCACCAGTGAAACTTCATTGAAATCGGCCCAGTGTGTCGTCTCAGAAAATCTGTTCGAAAACTGCGATGGCGAAATCGAACTCATTTCCAATAAGTCATGCGATAATATTTACGAACGCAATACCGTCATCGGCTGTGCCGGTGCACTGACGCTGCGGCACGGCAACAACTGCATCGTCCGCGATAACCTCATCCTGGGTAACGGCGACCGCCATTCCGGCGGCATCCGCGTCATCGGTGAAGGGCACCAGATTAGCGGGAATCACATCGAAGGAGTCGGCGACCGGATCGACGGTGCGATCGCTTTGAGTGCCGGTGTCGAGAATCCGAAACTGAATCAGCACGCCCAGGTCCGGAATGTACTCATCGAAAACAACACGCTGATCGACAATGCCGGTAAGGACATCGTCCGTGGCCACGGTCTGGGCAGTCGCTACCGTACGCTGCTCCCGGAAAATATCACCGTCAAAAACACCCGCCACTCCGGCAAGCCCACCATGAAACAACTCAAAGCCACAGACGTCGGCCCTGATGCCCAACAGAAGTAG